In Halorussus caseinilyticus, the genomic stretch AGGTGCGCTCGGCGGCGCGTTCTGGGGGATGCTCGTCGGACTGCTGTTCTGGATGCCGTGGCTCGGGTTAGCAATTGGCACGATTACCGGCGCGATTTCCGGCAAGTACGCCGACTACGGCATCGACGACAACTTCATCAGGGAAGTCGGCGACACCATCGAACCCGGCGACTCCGCGCTGTTCCTGTTGGTCGAGGATGTCGTCGCCGACCGGGTTATCGAAGAGATGAAGCAGTTCGACCCGGAAGTCGTTCGGACCAACCTCTCGGGCGACGAGGAACGGAACCTTCGGGACGCCTTCGCCGCCGAGGAAATCGAAGCCTGAACTCCGCGGTTCCGTTTTCGCGGGGTGTCTCCGACCCGGCGGCGGACCGCACCCGCTCGGACCCGGAAACGTCGCGTTTCCGGGACTCTCTCGGTTGCTCGACAGTTGGACGGTAGTAATCGTTTTTCGGAGTCCCGACCTATCGGATACCGAGAGGGCCGTCGGTCCGATTCGTGGCCGGTCGCCGGTCGGCGACCGGCCCGTGACCGGCCTCTCGGGGGGAACGCCAACATGAGTCAACAACTACCCGAAGAATGGTTTATCAAGGACACTCGAATCAACGCGGCAATCGCGTGGCTACTCGTCGGCGTCCTCGTCGCCGTGGCGATAACCGCCTTCCTCGACGTGTTGCTGGTCCGGATGGCGCTGGCGGCCGTCGCCGCGTTCGTCGCAATCGCGCCAGCGTTGGTCAGTCGGTCGTGGACCCGCACGGTGCCGTGGCCGCTTCTGTTGGTGTGTTCGATACCCCTCGCGGCCGGGGCCGTCGGACTCAGTTTCTTCGCCGACTTCGTGACCGGTCTCAGCATCGCCGCGCTCGGAATGCTCGTCGTGGTCGCGCTCCAGTTGACGAGTTCGGTCCGGATGACGCCGAACTTCGCGGTGTTTTTCGTCGTCCTCGCAACGATGGCGACGGCGGGGTTC encodes the following:
- a CDS encoding DUF1269 domain-containing protein, producing MSELVVLSFDGKDSAFEARDRLIELQKEQLVTLKDAAVVVRNEDGGVDVKQAQSLVGAGALGGAFWGMLVGLLFWMPWLGLAIGTITGAISGKYADYGIDDNFIREVGDTIEPGDSALFLLVEDVVADRVIEEMKQFDPEVVRTNLSGDEERNLRDAFAAEEIEA